Proteins found in one Micromonospora sp. WMMD1082 genomic segment:
- the corA gene encoding magnesium/cobalt transporter CorA, which produces MTRRLNADGSPPTQTPAEHRSAVVDCALYLDGRRQAGDWDYAGALAAARDAETGFVWLGLHEPELAEMTEIATTYGLHELAVEDAVKAQQRPKLERFGEVSFLVLRTARYCEHTELTENSDVVETGQVMLFIGPHFVISVRHGDACRLAPVREELEARQELLLNGPWAVAYAITDRVVDLYLEVADQLEDDMDVLETEVFDRQASGRIQRIYQLKRELVEFKRAVMPLQRPLLALTTQMNRDVPKEVRRYFRDVQDHLSRTVELVNSYDDLLNSILQARLAQVTVDQNNDMRKIAAWAAIAAVWTAIAGIYGMNFDFMPELKMTYGYPVVLALMLGISLTLYRWFRRNDWL; this is translated from the coding sequence ATGACGCGGCGACTCAACGCCGACGGATCCCCGCCCACCCAGACGCCGGCCGAACACCGCAGCGCGGTGGTCGACTGCGCGCTCTACCTCGACGGCCGGCGGCAGGCCGGTGACTGGGACTACGCCGGTGCGCTGGCGGCGGCCCGCGACGCCGAGACCGGCTTCGTCTGGCTCGGGCTGCACGAGCCGGAACTCGCCGAGATGACCGAGATCGCCACGACCTACGGACTGCACGAGCTGGCCGTGGAGGACGCGGTCAAGGCCCAGCAGCGTCCGAAGCTGGAGCGCTTCGGCGAGGTCAGCTTCCTGGTGCTGCGCACCGCCCGGTACTGCGAACACACCGAACTGACCGAGAACTCCGACGTCGTGGAGACCGGGCAGGTGATGCTCTTCATCGGTCCGCACTTCGTGATCAGCGTCCGGCACGGGGACGCCTGCCGTCTCGCGCCCGTACGCGAGGAGCTGGAGGCCCGGCAGGAGCTGCTGCTGAACGGCCCCTGGGCCGTCGCGTACGCGATCACCGACCGGGTCGTCGACCTCTACCTGGAGGTCGCCGACCAGCTCGAGGACGACATGGATGTGCTGGAGACGGAGGTCTTCGACCGCCAGGCCAGCGGCCGGATCCAGCGGATCTACCAGCTGAAGCGGGAGCTGGTCGAGTTCAAGCGGGCGGTGATGCCGTTGCAGCGTCCGCTGCTGGCGCTGACCACCCAGATGAACCGGGACGTGCCCAAGGAGGTACGCCGCTACTTCCGCGACGTGCAGGACCATCTCAGCCGCACCGTCGAGTTGGTCAACTCGTACGACGACCTGCTGAACTCGATCCTTCAGGCGCGGCTGGCCCAGGTGACGGTCGACCAGAACAACGACATGCGCAAGATCGCTGCCTGGGCCGCCATCGCCGCCGTGTGGACCGCGATCGCCGGCATCTACGGCATGAACTTCGACTTCATGCCCGAGCTGAAGATGACCTACGGCTACCCCGTCGTCCTGGCCCTCATGCTCGGCATCTCCCTCACCCTCTACCGCTGGTTCCGCCGCAACGACTGGCTCTAA
- a CDS encoding iron-containing alcohol dehydrogenase family protein, which yields MPLLARTVTTPLSIEVRRGAVADLGALLADRRISSGGDVAVVVGPGQGEKIVDLCRPSLGSADVFTVAGGSVDSANELGDRLRRRNYDAVVGIGGGKTIDTAKYAATRYGIPMVTVATSLANDGIASPVASLTHEGGKGSYGVHIPIAVLVDLDFVENGPDRQTQAGIGDAVSNLSACADWELAHEVRDEPIDGLAVTLARTGAEALVNHPGKITEDGFLTTLAEALILGGISMSICGSSRPASGGDHEISHAIDHLYPGTGSHGEQVGLGALFCTFLRGDLERFGHLARCLHRHGLSTRPGDLGLTDEQFVEAVAFAPRTRPDRYTILEHLALSDDDLRTRLGDYVDALREHLG from the coding sequence GTGCCGCTACTAGCCCGTACCGTCACGACGCCACTGTCGATCGAGGTCCGCCGGGGCGCGGTGGCCGACCTCGGCGCGCTGCTGGCCGATCGGCGGATCTCCAGCGGCGGTGACGTCGCGGTGGTGGTCGGGCCCGGCCAGGGCGAGAAGATCGTCGACCTGTGCCGGCCCTCACTCGGGTCGGCCGACGTCTTCACCGTCGCCGGCGGCAGCGTCGACTCCGCGAACGAGCTGGGTGACCGGTTGCGCCGGCGCAACTACGACGCGGTCGTCGGCATCGGCGGCGGGAAGACCATCGACACCGCCAAGTACGCCGCCACCCGCTACGGCATCCCGATGGTCACCGTGGCGACCAGCCTCGCCAACGACGGGATCGCCTCACCGGTGGCGTCCCTGACCCACGAGGGCGGCAAGGGCTCGTACGGGGTGCACATCCCGATCGCCGTCCTGGTCGACCTCGACTTCGTGGAGAACGGGCCGGACCGGCAGACCCAGGCCGGCATCGGCGACGCGGTGAGCAACCTGAGCGCCTGCGCCGACTGGGAGCTGGCCCACGAGGTACGCGACGAGCCGATCGACGGGCTCGCCGTGACGCTGGCCCGCACCGGGGCGGAGGCGCTGGTCAACCACCCCGGCAAGATCACCGAGGACGGGTTCCTCACCACGCTGGCCGAGGCGCTGATCCTGGGCGGCATCTCGATGTCGATCTGCGGTTCCAGCCGCCCGGCCAGCGGCGGCGACCACGAGATCTCGCACGCCATCGACCACCTCTACCCGGGCACCGGCTCGCACGGCGAGCAGGTCGGGCTCGGCGCGCTGTTCTGCACCTTCCTCCGTGGCGATCTGGAGCGGTTCGGCCATCTCGCCCGCTGCCTGCACCGGCACGGCCTGTCGACCCGGCCGGGTGACCTGGGCCTCACCGACGAGCAGTTCGTCGAGGCGGTGGCCTTCGCCCCGCGTACCCGGCCGGACCGCTACACGATCCTCGAACACCTCGCGCTGTCCGACGACGACCTTCGTACCCGGCTGGGAGACTACGTTGACGCCCTCCGTGAGCACCTTGGCTGA
- a CDS encoding peptidylprolyl isomerase, with protein MAEAVYATLHTNAGPIRLELFGNHAPKTVRNFVELAEGTREYTDPRTGQPGSGPYYDGTISHRVIGGFMIQMGDPTGTGRGGPGYTFADEFHPELRFDRPYLLAMANAGPGTNGSQFFITVSPTPHLNNRHTIFGQVADEQSAKVVDTIANTPTGPSDRPLQDVVIERIEIERSA; from the coding sequence GTGGCCGAGGCTGTCTACGCCACCTTGCACACCAACGCCGGCCCGATCCGGCTGGAGCTCTTCGGCAACCACGCACCGAAGACCGTCCGCAACTTCGTCGAGCTGGCCGAGGGCACGCGCGAGTACACCGACCCGCGTACCGGGCAGCCCGGCAGTGGGCCGTACTACGACGGCACCATCTCGCACCGGGTGATCGGCGGGTTCATGATCCAGATGGGCGACCCCACCGGGACCGGTCGCGGCGGGCCGGGCTACACCTTCGCCGACGAGTTCCACCCCGAGCTGCGTTTCGACCGGCCGTACCTGCTGGCGATGGCGAACGCCGGGCCCGGCACCAACGGCTCGCAGTTCTTCATCACCGTGTCGCCGACGCCGCACCTGAACAACCGGCACACCATCTTCGGTCAGGTCGCCGACGAGCAGTCGGCGAAGGTCGTCGACACGATCGCCAACACCCCGACCGGTCCCAGCGACCGGCCGCTCCAGGACGTGGTGATCGAGCGCATCGAGATCGAGCGCTCGGCCTGA
- a CDS encoding rhomboid family intramembrane serine protease codes for MSESPPTTPACYRHPGRETYVRCTRCDRSICPDCMNEASVGFQCPECVAQGRRSVRPTRTVFGGGDAGRHGYVTKTLIGVNLLVMLLSIASDRGGDAAAGGAGFGGLMGGSTPLTEWGAVLGRAMFLDGTIGGVAEGQWYRLITAMFLHYGVVHLLLNMWALWVLGRALEGVLGPLRFGVLYFIAGFGGNVAVYVFSAPNQMSAGASTAVFGLFAATFVIMRRLGRDTSAIVPILVINLIFTFTVPQISIAGHLGGLVFGALMALVLAYAPRSRRTLVQFGGAGIILVALLGLALVRTATLLG; via the coding sequence GTGAGCGAGTCCCCGCCGACCACGCCGGCCTGTTACCGCCACCCCGGCCGGGAGACGTACGTCCGGTGCACCCGATGCGACCGATCGATCTGTCCGGACTGCATGAACGAGGCGTCGGTCGGGTTCCAGTGCCCGGAGTGCGTGGCACAGGGGCGCCGGAGCGTGCGGCCGACGCGGACCGTCTTCGGTGGCGGTGACGCCGGCCGGCACGGCTACGTCACGAAGACCCTGATCGGCGTCAACCTGCTGGTGATGCTGCTCTCCATCGCCTCCGACCGGGGCGGGGACGCGGCGGCCGGCGGTGCCGGCTTCGGTGGGCTGATGGGCGGCAGCACGCCGCTGACCGAGTGGGGCGCGGTGCTGGGCCGGGCGATGTTCCTCGACGGCACCATCGGCGGGGTCGCCGAGGGCCAGTGGTACCGCCTGATCACCGCGATGTTCCTGCACTACGGCGTGGTGCACCTGCTGCTCAACATGTGGGCGCTCTGGGTGCTCGGCCGGGCGTTGGAGGGGGTGCTCGGGCCGCTGCGCTTCGGCGTGCTCTACTTCATCGCCGGCTTCGGGGGAAACGTCGCCGTCTACGTGTTCAGCGCGCCCAACCAGATGTCGGCCGGCGCATCGACCGCCGTCTTCGGTCTCTTCGCGGCCACCTTTGTGATCATGCGGCGGCTGGGCCGGGACACCTCGGCCATCGTGCCCATCCTGGTGATCAACCTGATCTTCACCTTCACCGTGCCGCAGATCTCGATCGCCGGTCACCTGGGTGGCCTGGTGTTCGGCGCGCTGATGGCCCTGGTGCTGGCCTACGCTCCCCGGTCCCGCCGGACACTGGTGCAGTTCGGCGGTGCCGGGATCATCCTGGTGGCGCTGCTCGGGCTGGCCCTGGTCCGTACCGCCACCCTGCTCGGCTGA
- a CDS encoding CDP-alcohol phosphatidyltransferase family protein: protein MSTLAEPSHPTVADFHRVNRGGGLFSESVSQWIGAVFALVAQRLGLRPTVLTVTNLLLGLATSVTVVALAGPVAAGDVPAGVVGLVALIGWQIAYALDCADGQLARVTGQGSTAGARVDVLCDVAAQIALVAALSATAVAQRPETPTWLVATFAGTWMVNLVTSVMQSGPNAASMVSSTSLPVRLVKLVRDYGAVIFVAALVLALAPALAFWVIVAFTVINGGFLLASIAFSARASLR from the coding sequence GTGAGCACCTTGGCTGAGCCGTCCCACCCCACGGTCGCCGACTTCCACCGGGTGAACCGCGGTGGTGGCCTGTTCAGCGAGTCGGTGAGCCAGTGGATCGGCGCGGTCTTCGCGCTGGTCGCCCAGCGTCTCGGGCTGCGCCCGACCGTGCTGACCGTCACCAACCTGCTGCTCGGGCTGGCCACCTCGGTCACCGTGGTCGCGCTCGCCGGTCCGGTCGCCGCCGGGGACGTACCGGCCGGGGTGGTCGGGCTGGTCGCCCTGATCGGCTGGCAGATCGCGTACGCGCTGGACTGCGCCGACGGTCAGCTGGCCCGGGTTACCGGGCAGGGCAGCACGGCCGGCGCCCGGGTCGACGTGCTCTGCGACGTGGCCGCCCAGATCGCCCTGGTCGCCGCGCTCTCCGCCACCGCCGTGGCGCAGCGCCCGGAGACGCCGACCTGGCTGGTGGCGACCTTCGCCGGCACCTGGATGGTCAACCTGGTCACCTCGGTGATGCAGTCCGGCCCGAACGCGGCCAGCATGGTCAGCTCGACCTCGCTGCCCGTACGCCTGGTGAAGCTGGTCCGCGACTACGGCGCGGTGATCTTCGTGGCCGCCCTGGTGCTGGCGCTCGCCCCGGCCCTCGCCTTCTGGGTGATCGTGGCGTTCACGGTGATCAACGGCGGCTTCCTGCTGGCCAGCATCGCCTTCTCCGCCCGCGCCAGCCTCCGCTGA
- a CDS encoding ricin-type beta-trefoil lectin domain protein: MSGTHTRRERTHRRRLAQVAVLATALVLPMLATAPPAAAADRPAVQPLPAHLETIRATEATALYGAPGIRPIEQRRTALITMGDSQISGEGVGNYVPGTHQPGNWCDRSYDQAVFRTGIAADERYNIACSGATPWNLIAGGPTQHNELNQGDHLAIKARNTHIKLIWVVAGANGDGTIQFGPVATDCALRRVLFQGPCWPTYTDQWTVRTDGSRRAVEEALTDIRLTMTNAGYLNSDYELVFMSYASPGSPDVEDNPNFPGWYAGGCLLYLADAAFARNKAVPLFESALRAAAANTGTRYLDASRLFHGHEVCTDNTSVRGLYIELGIWDENAARQSFHPNYRGHGMFAQCITQFYASSQQRATCVDPASTGNGVLYNGLMEFKQLRNAATGTCVDGKGYDSRNGTVQQSYRCHGGRNQGFWYDPTRQSLHSELSHDRCLDVSGGSLTSGTAVNIHDCHGGTNQKFTLSGNQLRAAGNTNLCLAFDNPLLGTPRLRLATCSSNSRQQWSFESRSFAQPVGYGRDDFIGSRVY; encoded by the coding sequence ATGTCTGGTACCCACACCAGGCGCGAACGGACGCATCGACGGCGCCTCGCCCAGGTCGCCGTCCTCGCCACCGCTCTCGTCCTGCCGATGCTGGCCACGGCTCCACCCGCCGCCGCGGCCGACCGTCCCGCCGTCCAGCCGCTTCCCGCCCACCTCGAAACCATCCGCGCCACCGAGGCCACCGCCCTCTACGGTGCGCCCGGCATCCGCCCGATCGAACAGCGCCGCACCGCACTGATCACCATGGGCGACAGCCAGATCTCCGGTGAGGGGGTCGGCAACTACGTGCCCGGCACCCACCAGCCGGGCAACTGGTGCGACCGCTCGTACGACCAGGCGGTGTTCCGTACCGGCATCGCCGCCGACGAGCGGTACAACATCGCCTGTTCGGGCGCGACCCCGTGGAACCTCATCGCCGGCGGCCCGACCCAGCACAACGAGCTGAACCAGGGCGACCATCTCGCCATCAAGGCGCGCAACACCCACATCAAGCTGATCTGGGTGGTGGCCGGTGCCAACGGCGACGGCACCATCCAGTTCGGCCCGGTGGCCACCGACTGCGCGCTGCGCCGCGTGCTCTTCCAGGGCCCCTGCTGGCCCACCTACACCGACCAGTGGACGGTACGCACCGACGGCAGCCGCCGCGCCGTCGAGGAGGCGCTCACCGACATCCGCCTGACCATGACCAACGCCGGCTACCTGAACTCCGACTACGAGCTGGTCTTCATGTCGTACGCCAGCCCGGGCAGCCCCGACGTGGAGGACAACCCCAACTTCCCCGGTTGGTACGCGGGCGGCTGCCTGCTCTACCTCGCCGACGCCGCCTTCGCGCGGAACAAGGCGGTACCGCTGTTCGAGTCGGCGCTGCGCGCGGCGGCGGCGAACACCGGCACCCGCTACCTCGACGCCAGTCGCCTCTTCCACGGCCACGAGGTGTGTACCGACAACACCTCGGTCCGCGGGCTCTACATCGAACTCGGCATCTGGGACGAGAACGCGGCCCGCCAGTCGTTCCACCCGAACTACCGGGGGCACGGCATGTTCGCCCAGTGCATCACCCAGTTCTACGCCTCCAGCCAGCAGCGGGCCACCTGCGTCGACCCGGCCAGCACCGGCAACGGCGTGCTCTACAACGGGCTGATGGAGTTCAAGCAGCTACGCAACGCCGCCACCGGCACCTGCGTCGACGGCAAGGGGTACGACTCACGCAACGGCACCGTGCAGCAGTCGTACCGCTGCCACGGCGGGCGTAACCAGGGCTTCTGGTACGACCCGACCCGGCAGTCGCTGCACTCCGAGCTCTCCCACGACCGCTGCCTGGACGTCTCCGGAGGCTCGCTGACCTCGGGCACGGCCGTCAACATCCACGACTGCCACGGCGGCACCAACCAGAAGTTCACGCTCTCCGGCAACCAGCTCCGGGCCGCCGGCAACACCAACCTCTGCCTGGCCTTCGACAACCCGCTGTTGGGCACGCCCCGGCTGCGGCTGGCCACCTGCTCCAGCAACTCCCGGCAGCAGTGGTCGTTCGAGTCGCGGTCGTTCGCTCAGCCCGTGGGCTACGGGCGGGACGACTTCATCGGTTCCCGGGTTTACTAG
- a CDS encoding phosphocholine cytidylyltransferase family protein — protein MVGMVLAAGAGRRLRPYTDTLPKALVPVDGEITILDIALRNLAEVGLTDVVVVVGYAADAVRDRQAELERRYGVTITLVHNDRAEEWNNAYSLWLARDWFSRGVLLVNGDTVHPVSVEKTLLAERGPGLLLAIDTIKPLAEEEMKTTFDAAGQLTRITKLMDPGEAYGEYIGATLIEPQVAGPLADALETTWRRDPNLYYEDGYQEFADRGGEVRPAPIGDVAWVEVDNHADLARAREIACRY, from the coding sequence ATGGTCGGAATGGTGCTGGCAGCTGGAGCCGGCCGCCGGTTGCGCCCGTACACCGACACCCTGCCGAAGGCGCTGGTGCCGGTGGACGGCGAGATCACCATCCTCGACATCGCGCTGCGCAACCTGGCCGAGGTGGGGCTCACCGACGTCGTGGTGGTGGTCGGCTACGCCGCGGACGCCGTCCGCGACCGCCAGGCCGAGCTGGAGCGCAGGTACGGCGTCACGATCACCCTCGTGCACAACGACCGGGCCGAGGAGTGGAACAACGCGTACTCCCTCTGGCTCGCCCGCGACTGGTTCTCCCGGGGGGTGTTGCTGGTCAACGGCGACACCGTGCACCCGGTGAGCGTGGAGAAGACCCTGCTGGCCGAGCGCGGTCCCGGCCTCCTGCTGGCGATCGACACCATCAAACCGCTGGCCGAGGAGGAGATGAAGACCACCTTCGACGCCGCCGGCCAGCTCACCCGGATCACCAAGCTGATGGACCCGGGCGAGGCGTACGGCGAGTACATCGGGGCCACCCTGATCGAGCCGCAGGTGGCCGGTCCCCTCGCCGACGCGCTGGAGACGACCTGGCGGCGCGACCCGAACCTTTACTACGAGGACGGGTACCAGGAGTTCGCCGACCGTGGTGGCGAGGTGCGACCCGCCCCGATCGGGGACGTGGCATGGGTGGAGGTCGACAACCACGCCGACCTGGCCCGGGCACGGGAGATCGCGTGCCGCTACTAG
- a CDS encoding NUDIX domain-containing protein: MSAEPLRCAGALVVAPDGRLFFQRRSPHRRLFPNCWDIVGGHLEPGETVEAALRREVTEETGWRVSEVVAKVGEYHYVGDDGLARIESDWLVRVDGDLAAPVLEAGKHTEYRWLGPDDIDLLDEHRDVNDGLIRRIAERAFTLLRSTGS, translated from the coding sequence GTGTCCGCCGAGCCGCTGCGCTGCGCGGGAGCGCTGGTCGTCGCTCCCGACGGACGCCTCTTCTTCCAACGCCGCTCGCCGCACCGGCGTCTCTTCCCCAACTGCTGGGACATCGTCGGCGGCCATCTCGAACCGGGCGAGACCGTCGAGGCCGCACTGCGCCGGGAGGTGACCGAGGAGACCGGCTGGCGGGTCTCCGAGGTGGTCGCCAAGGTCGGCGAGTACCACTACGTCGGCGACGACGGCCTGGCCCGGATCGAGAGCGACTGGCTGGTCCGGGTCGACGGCGATCTGGCCGCGCCCGTGCTGGAGGCGGGCAAGCACACCGAGTACCGCTGGCTCGGCCCCGACGACATCGACCTGCTCGACGAGCACCGCGACGTCAACGACGGGCTGATCCGGCGGATCGCCGAGCGGGCCTTCACCCTCCTGCGGTCCACCGGTTCGTGA
- a CDS encoding PLP-dependent aminotransferase family protein, which translates to MTAEQLISFARGAPSLDIVDVEGLKAAAVRAFDADPAGVTAYGTSVGYVPLRKWIAEKHGVEAEQVLVTNGSLQADAFLFDHLVRAGDAVVVERPTYDRTLLNLKNLGSELHAVTVEPDGLDTAEFRKLLETGVRPRLAHVIPNYQNPAGVTLSLEKRRELLDLAAEFGFTIFEDDPYADIRFRGEALPSMLSMDTRGVVVHASSFTKTVCPGVRVGYLVGPADLIRDIAKNATSLYISPGMVAQAIVHQFCVSGDIERSIETVRAALGERAGVLAESLRRHIPEARFVEPDGGYFLWVELPEDVDVDRLAPAAAERGVAVVKGSDFVVDGGRHALRLAYSAVTADRIDEGVRRLAEAMAAVRG; encoded by the coding sequence ATGACCGCCGAGCAGCTGATCTCCTTCGCCCGTGGCGCCCCCTCGCTGGACATCGTCGATGTCGAGGGGCTCAAGGCCGCCGCCGTCCGCGCGTTCGACGCCGACCCCGCCGGGGTCACGGCGTACGGCACCTCCGTCGGCTACGTTCCACTGCGGAAGTGGATCGCCGAGAAGCACGGGGTCGAGGCGGAGCAGGTGCTGGTCACCAACGGCTCGCTGCAGGCCGACGCCTTCCTCTTCGATCACCTGGTGCGCGCCGGCGACGCGGTGGTGGTGGAGCGTCCCACCTACGACCGCACCCTGCTCAACCTGAAGAACCTGGGCAGTGAACTGCACGCTGTCACCGTCGAGCCGGACGGCCTGGACACTGCCGAGTTCCGCAAGCTGCTGGAGACCGGGGTGCGCCCCCGGCTGGCACACGTCATCCCGAACTACCAGAACCCGGCGGGCGTGACGCTGTCCCTGGAGAAGCGCCGCGAACTGCTGGACCTGGCCGCCGAGTTCGGTTTCACGATCTTCGAGGACGACCCGTACGCCGACATCCGGTTCCGGGGCGAGGCGCTGCCGTCGATGTTGTCGATGGACACCCGCGGCGTCGTCGTGCACGCGTCCAGCTTCACCAAGACCGTCTGCCCCGGGGTGCGGGTGGGCTACCTGGTGGGCCCGGCGGACCTGATCAGGGACATCGCGAAGAACGCCACCAGTCTTTACATCTCCCCGGGAATGGTCGCGCAGGCCATCGTGCACCAGTTCTGCGTGTCGGGGGACATCGAGCGTTCGATCGAGACGGTCCGGGCGGCCCTCGGCGAGCGCGCGGGCGTGCTCGCCGAGTCGCTGCGTCGGCACATTCCCGAGGCCCGGTTCGTGGAGCCGGACGGCGGCTACTTCCTCTGGGTCGAGCTGCCCGAGGATGTCGACGTCGATCGGCTGGCCCCGGCGGCGGCCGAGCGTGGCGTCGCGGTGGTCAAGGGCAGCGATTTCGTGGTCGACGGTGGGCGGCACGCCCTCCGGCTGGCCTACTCCGCCGTCACCGCGGACCGGATCGACGAGGGTGTACGGCGTCTGGCCGAGGCGATGGCGGCGGTACGCGGCTGA
- a CDS encoding acetyl-CoA C-acyltransferase: MSDAVIVGAVRTPVGRRKGSLATVHPVDLSAHVLRALAERTGIDPAQVDDVVWGCVSQVGEQSWNVARNAVLAAGWPESVPGTTLDRQCGSSQQALHFAAATVLSGQADLVVAGGVESMTRVPMGSSVAGGMPFSEQLLARYRGVEGVAEGSPLPFNQGVGAELIAQRWRLSRSQLDEYALASHEKAAAAQDAGAFEAELAPVALADGGKFAVDEGIRRDTSLEKLGELPTPFRPDGVVTAGSASQISDGAAALAVTTSEWAGRHGLRPLARIHTAVVAADDPVVMLTAPIPATAKALRRAGLGIEEIGVYEVNEAFAPVPLAWLAETEADPERLNPRGGAIALGHPLGGSGARIMTTMLAHMRDNGIRYGLQTMCEGGGMANATIVELL; encoded by the coding sequence ATGAGTGATGCGGTAATAGTCGGCGCGGTACGCACCCCGGTCGGGCGGCGCAAGGGCAGCCTGGCCACGGTCCACCCGGTGGACCTGTCGGCACACGTGCTGCGGGCCCTCGCCGAGCGCACCGGGATCGACCCGGCCCAGGTGGACGACGTGGTCTGGGGCTGCGTCTCGCAGGTGGGCGAGCAGTCGTGGAACGTCGCCCGCAACGCCGTGCTGGCCGCCGGCTGGCCCGAGTCGGTGCCCGGCACCACGCTGGACCGGCAGTGCGGCTCCAGCCAGCAGGCGCTGCACTTCGCCGCGGCCACCGTGCTCTCTGGTCAGGCGGACCTGGTCGTCGCGGGCGGTGTGGAGTCGATGACCCGGGTGCCGATGGGCTCCAGTGTGGCCGGTGGCATGCCGTTCAGCGAGCAGCTCCTGGCCCGCTACCGGGGAGTCGAGGGCGTGGCCGAGGGCTCTCCGCTGCCGTTCAACCAGGGCGTCGGCGCGGAGCTGATCGCCCAGCGCTGGCGCCTGTCCCGCAGTCAGCTCGACGAGTACGCCCTGGCCAGCCACGAGAAGGCCGCCGCCGCGCAGGACGCCGGCGCGTTCGAGGCCGAGCTTGCCCCGGTGGCGCTGGCCGACGGCGGCAAGTTCGCCGTGGACGAGGGCATCCGGCGCGACACCTCGCTGGAGAAGTTGGGCGAGCTGCCCACCCCGTTCCGCCCGGACGGCGTGGTCACCGCCGGTTCGGCCTCGCAGATCTCCGACGGTGCCGCCGCGCTCGCGGTCACCACGAGCGAGTGGGCGGGCCGGCACGGGCTGCGCCCGCTGGCCCGCATCCACACCGCCGTGGTCGCCGCCGACGACCCGGTCGTCATGCTCACCGCGCCGATCCCGGCGACGGCGAAGGCGCTGCGCCGCGCGGGGCTGGGCATCGAGGAGATCGGGGTGTACGAGGTGAACGAGGCGTTCGCCCCCGTACCGCTGGCCTGGTTGGCGGAGACCGAGGCGGACCCGGAGCGGCTCAACCCGCGCGGCGGCGCGATCGCCCTCGGGCACCCGCTCGGCGGATCCGGCGCCCGGATCATGACCACCATGCTCGCCCACATGCGGGACAACGGGATCCGCTACGGCCTCCAGACCATGTGCGAGGGCGGCGGGATGGCCAACGCGACCATCGTCGAACTCCTCTGA
- a CDS encoding CBS domain-containing protein → MQVREAMSSEILVVGPEHTLRQAARMMSERGIGSAVVIDPDSEGIGIMTERDVLNAIGAGLDCDVERTGAHLTWDVVYAGPEWTIEEAAAAMARGGFRHLVVLDGREVAGVISVRDIMRVWAARWMVNTG, encoded by the coding sequence ATGCAGGTTCGGGAAGCGATGTCCAGTGAGATCCTCGTGGTCGGTCCGGAGCACACGCTCCGCCAGGCGGCGCGGATGATGTCGGAGCGTGGCATCGGTTCGGCCGTGGTGATCGACCCGGATTCCGAGGGCATCGGGATCATGACCGAACGCGACGTGCTCAACGCGATCGGAGCCGGCCTGGACTGCGACGTCGAGCGGACCGGCGCCCACCTGACCTGGGACGTGGTCTACGCCGGGCCGGAATGGACGATCGAGGAGGCGGCCGCGGCGATGGCCCGGGGCGGCTTCCGGCACCTGGTCGTCCTGGACGGCCGCGAGGTCGCCGGGGTGATCTCCGTACGCGACATCATGCGGGTGTGGGCCGCCCGCTGGATGGTCAACACCGGCTGA
- a CDS encoding PH domain-containing protein → MHAETIARQWRVPPALPVVKLASAAALLALGLLLADGDLLRPVLGGLGAAALVAWGVRDLVAPVRLAVDVAGITVSAGWARRQHLPWSAVQTIRVQRGRGFAGPALEIDTGDSLHQFGRLDLGADPAEVADALHAARPPAD, encoded by the coding sequence GTGCATGCGGAGACGATCGCGCGACAGTGGCGGGTGCCACCGGCCCTGCCGGTGGTCAAGCTGGCCTCGGCGGCCGCCCTGCTCGCCCTCGGGCTGCTGCTCGCCGACGGTGACCTGCTCCGGCCGGTCCTCGGCGGGCTGGGCGCGGCGGCGCTCGTCGCCTGGGGCGTACGCGACCTGGTCGCACCGGTCCGGCTCGCCGTGGATGTGGCCGGGATCACCGTGTCGGCGGGGTGGGCTCGGCGGCAGCACCTGCCCTGGTCGGCGGTTCAGACCATCCGTGTGCAGCGCGGGCGGGGCTTCGCCGGGCCGGCATTGGAGATCGACACGGGAGATTCGCTGCACCAGTTCGGCCGGCTTGACCTCGGCGCCGATCCCGCCGAGGTCGCCGACGCGCTACACGCCGCCCGCCCACCGGCCGACTGA